One window of the Bacteroidia bacterium genome contains the following:
- a CDS encoding TonB-dependent receptor yields MKKICFLFLQLFAVSFAFGQFTISGKVLDETNQPLVSATILVENTFAGTYSNQKGEFVLKNLKKGEYSIKVLFIGYATIIKNVKLEKDESIEFIMKHSSIVADEIIVQATRVADKTPTTYSTINKEAIAKNNSGQDIPYLLSLTPSMVVSSDAGTGIGYTTINIRGSDVKRINVTVNGIPLNDAESHGVWWVDLPDIASSVENTQIQRGVGTSTNGAGAFGATINMQTFTLNREPYAEVSSSYGSFNTSKNTINVGTGLINKKFAVDARLSKLWSDGYVDRAFSDLKSFYVSGTMYGKSSILKFVTFSGQEHTYQAWYGVPKDSLKTNRTYNPYDYKNQTDNYWQDNYQLHYSKEINSNLNLNVALHYTRGKGYYENSEPGNSFDSYNLPNAIFGTDTITSTDFINQKWLKNDFYGLTYSLNYKKKRLNTVLGGGWNQYKGDHYGDIIWAKIVTFSGEKYRWYKGTGDKKDLNVFLKTNYLITGNLSLYADLQLRNIDYSIAGFDDNLKDVTQHNAYTFFNPKAGLFYEFNEKQNVYVSFGVAQREPDRGNFVDADSGKIPKPEKLYDLEAGYEFRNAKFMFRGNIFHMKYIDQLIMTGEINNVGAGVMTNVKDSYREGIELEAGYKILKNLQWNANLMLSKNIIPEYTEYVDNWDTWGQDSTVLKNMTISFSPSVIFNNVLQYQPVKNFTIEFASKYVGKQYTDNTTNNKFMSTAFHDSIYTDNRVIDAYFVNNLSLSYSISGKLFKEIQFQFTINNLFNEKYETNAWVYSYISNNKYSDMNGYFPQATRNFMGRVVFKF; encoded by the coding sequence ATGAAAAAAATTTGTTTTTTGTTTCTGCAATTATTTGCAGTAAGTTTTGCTTTTGGTCAGTTTACCATTTCGGGAAAAGTTTTAGATGAAACAAACCAGCCTTTAGTGTCGGCAACAATATTGGTTGAAAATACTTTTGCCGGAACCTATTCAAATCAAAAAGGGGAGTTTGTTTTAAAAAATTTAAAAAAGGGAGAGTATAGTATTAAAGTTTTATTTATTGGTTATGCAACTATAATTAAAAATGTAAAACTTGAAAAAGATGAATCTATTGAGTTTATTATGAAACACTCATCTATTGTTGCCGATGAGATAATTGTGCAGGCAACAAGAGTAGCAGATAAAACACCAACAACATACTCAACAATTAATAAAGAAGCAATTGCTAAAAATAATTCTGGGCAAGATATTCCATACTTATTAAGTTTAACTCCCTCTATGGTGGTTTCATCTGATGCAGGAACCGGTATAGGTTATACCACAATTAATATTCGTGGTTCTGATGTTAAAAGGATAAATGTTACAGTAAACGGGATTCCGTTAAATGATGCAGAATCTCATGGTGTGTGGTGGGTTGATTTACCGGATATTGCTTCTTCTGTAGAAAATACACAGATTCAAAGGGGAGTTGGAACTTCAACAAATGGTGCAGGTGCTTTTGGTGCAACTATTAATATGCAAACTTTTACGTTGAATCGCGAACCATATGCAGAGGTTAGTTCTTCTTACGGATCTTTTAATACAAGTAAAAATACCATAAATGTCGGAACCGGATTAATAAATAAAAAATTTGCAGTTGATGCAAGGCTGTCAAAGTTATGGTCTGATGGTTATGTCGACAGAGCATTCAGCGATTTAAAATCATTTTATGTTTCAGGTACAATGTATGGAAAATCAAGTATTCTGAAATTTGTTACTTTTTCTGGTCAGGAGCATACTTATCAGGCATGGTACGGAGTACCAAAAGATTCATTAAAAACAAACCGCACATATAATCCTTACGATTATAAAAATCAAACCGATAATTACTGGCAGGATAATTATCAGTTACATTATTCAAAAGAAATTAACAGCAATTTAAATTTAAATGTGGCACTTCATTATACCAGAGGTAAGGGGTATTATGAAAACTCTGAACCGGGAAACAGTTTTGACTCATATAATCTTCCCAATGCAATATTTGGAACAGATACCATAACGTCAACAGATTTTATAAATCAGAAATGGTTGAAAAATGATTTTTATGGATTAACCTATTCACTTAATTATAAAAAGAAAAGATTAAATACTGTTTTGGGAGGTGGCTGGAATCAATATAAAGGAGACCATTACGGAGATATTATATGGGCGAAAATTGTAACTTTTTCTGGAGAAAAATACCGTTGGTATAAGGGAACAGGTGATAAAAAAGATTTAAATGTTTTCTTGAAAACAAATTACCTAATAACAGGAAACCTTAGTCTTTATGCTGATCTTCAACTTAGAAATATTGATTATTCAATTGCTGGTTTTGATGATAATCTTAAAGATGTAACCCAGCATAATGCTTATACTTTTTTTAATCCTAAAGCGGGTCTGTTTTATGAATTTAACGAAAAGCAAAATGTATATGTCTCTTTTGGAGTTGCACAGCGTGAACCTGATCGTGGAAATTTTGTAGATGCTGATTCTGGTAAAATACCAAAACCAGAAAAACTTTACGATTTAGAAGCAGGATATGAATTTCGCAATGCAAAATTTATGTTTCGTGGTAATATATTTCACATGAAATATATCGACCAATTAATTATGACCGGCGAAATAAATAATGTTGGAGCTGGTGTTATGACAAATGTTAAGGATAGTTATCGTGAGGGAATTGAGCTTGAAGCAGGATATAAAATTCTGAAAAATCTTCAGTGGAATGCAAATCTTATGTTAAGCAAAAATATTATTCCTGAATATACCGAGTATGTTGATAACTGGGATACATGGGGACAAGATTCTACGGTCTTAAAAAATATGACAATTTCTTTTTCACCTTCAGTTATTTTTAATAATGTTCTCCAGTATCAGCCTGTAAAAAACTTTACAATTGAATTTGCTTCAAAATATGTGGGAAAGCAGTATACAGATAATACTACAAATAATAAATTTATGAGTACTGCATTTCATGATAGCATATATACCGATAATCGTGTAATTGATGCGTATTTTGTAAATAATTTAAGTTTAAGTTACTCTATTTCGGGAAAGTTATTTAAAGAAATTCAGTTTCAGTTTACAATAAATAATCTTTTTAATGAGAAATACGAAACTAATGCCTGGGTATATAGCTATATTTCTAATAATAAATATTCTGATATGAATGGATATTTTCCGCAGGCAACCAGAAATTTTATGGGCAGAGTAGTATTCAAATTTTAG
- a CDS encoding GTPase, translating to MAKKNVIIIGAAGRDFHNFNTFFRGNTDYNVVAFTAAQIPDIDGRKYPAELAGKDLYPAGIPIFDEKDLVKLIQEHKVDVCVFAYSDVPHTRVMNIASIVMAAGASYMLLGPNDTMVKSTKPVISVGATRTGCGKSQTSRRIVEILMKQGLKVVAVRHPMPYGDLVKQKVQRFATVADLKLHECTIEEMEEYEPHVVRGNVIYAGVDYEAILRAAENDPDGCDVVLWDGGNNDFPFYKSDLSICVADPLRPGAETSFHPGETTARLADVIVINKIDSASLENINIVRENLRNINPNAIIIDGASPLTVDKPELIKGKRVLVVEDGPTLTHGHMKIGAGTVAAQKHGAAELVDPRQYAVGKLAETFAIYPNIGTLLPAMGYGDEQVRDLERTIENTPCDTVVIATPIDLQRIIKINKPTVKIGYDLQEIGSPNLDEILCDFMVKHNLAKKGCSCCS from the coding sequence ATGGCAAAAAAAAATGTAATTATTATTGGAGCTGCTGGAAGAGATTTCCACAATTTCAATACTTTCTTCAGAGGTAATACTGATTATAATGTAGTAGCTTTTACAGCTGCTCAAATTCCAGACATTGATGGAAGAAAATATCCGGCTGAATTGGCAGGAAAAGATCTTTATCCAGCAGGAATTCCAATCTTTGACGAAAAAGATTTGGTAAAACTTATTCAGGAACATAAAGTTGATGTATGTGTTTTTGCATACAGTGACGTTCCTCATACAAGAGTTATGAATATTGCATCAATAGTTATGGCTGCAGGAGCAAGTTATATGCTTTTAGGTCCTAATGATACAATGGTAAAATCAACTAAACCTGTTATCTCAGTTGGTGCTACCCGTACAGGTTGCGGTAAAAGCCAGACTTCACGCAGAATAGTTGAGATTCTTATGAAACAAGGCTTAAAAGTTGTTGCTGTTCGTCACCCAATGCCTTATGGTGATTTAGTAAAACAAAAAGTTCAGCGTTTTGCAACAGTAGCTGATTTAAAACTTCACGAGTGCACAATCGAAGAAATGGAAGAATACGAACCACATGTAGTTCGCGGAAACGTTATTTATGCTGGTGTTGATTATGAAGCAATTCTTCGCGCTGCTGAAAACGATCCTGATGGTTGTGATGTTGTATTATGGGACGGTGGAAATAACGACTTCCCATTCTATAAATCTGATTTATCAATTTGTGTAGCCGATCCATTACGTCCAGGTGCAGAAACATCTTTCCATCCTGGTGAAACTACAGCTCGTTTAGCTGATGTAATCGTTATCAATAAAATTGATAGTGCATCTTTAGAAAATATAAATATTGTTCGCGAAAACCTACGCAATATTAATCCAAATGCAATTATTATTGATGGTGCTTCTCCGCTAACAGTTGATAAACCTGAGCTTATTAAAGGTAAACGTGTATTAGTTGTTGAAGATGGACCAACCTTAACTCATGGTCACATGAAAATTGGTGCTGGTACAGTTGCAGCTCAAAAACATGGTGCTGCTGAATTAGTAGATCCACGTCAATATGCAGTTGGTAAACTTGCTGAAACATTTGCTATTTATCCAAACATTGGTACTTTATTACCAGCTATGGGTTATGGTGATGAGCAGGTTCGCGATTTAGAGCGTACAATTGAAAATACACCTTGTGATACAGTTGTAATTGCTACTCCAATTGATCTTCAGAGAATTATTAAAATCAATAAACCAACAGTAAAAATTGGTTACGATTTACAGGAAATTGGTAGTCCAAACCTTGACGAAATTTTATGCGATTTTATGGTAAAACATAATCTTGCAAAAAAAGGTTGCTCATGCTGTAGCTAA
- a CDS encoding ABC-F family ATP-binding cassette domain-containing protein, which produces MVYLQAENITKSFGDLTLFENLSLSIHQDQKVAIVARNGAGKTTLLNIIAGTDQPDSGQIVLRNGITVGYLAQSLKLDETKTIFEEIYNSASEVMQIIKEYEIALVSDNKLRLEKALEKMEAAQAWDHEVKVHQIVAELQLPDGNIIIGNLSGGQKKRVALASLLINDPDLLILDEPTNHLDLEMIEWLEEFLSRSGCTLLMVTHDRYFLDRVCNEILELDNKTLYQYKGNYSYFLEKRSERIDVQNSEVEKARNLFRKELDWIRRMPKARTTKAKYRVEAFTEIQEKASQKIVEKNVEIKISAARLGNKILEISNLGKAYGEKLLIKDFTYMFRRFEKIGIIGKNGSGKTTFLNLITNLVKPDTGHFEYGETVVLGYYKQEDLKFKEGQRVIDIVKEIAEVVTPIEGKKLSVSQFLNYFLFTNAMQHTPVEKLSGGERRRLHLVTILMRNPNFLILDEPTNDLDIMTLNVLEEYLKEFPGCLVVVSHDRFFLDKISDHLFVFDGFGAIKDYPGNYSNYRDWAKKQIKVSDKTIKEKKPEKEITISTEKAKKLTWKEKKEFETLESEIESLNNEKIEIEQKLSTGTLSSEEVTNSAKRLSEVLNLIDEKELRWLELSEIG; this is translated from the coding sequence GTGGTTTATTTACAAGCAGAAAATATCACAAAATCATTTGGCGATTTAACTCTTTTCGAAAATTTATCGTTAAGCATACACCAGGACCAGAAAGTAGCTATAGTTGCAAGAAACGGTGCAGGAAAAACAACTTTACTAAATATTATTGCCGGAACAGATCAACCGGATTCAGGACAAATTGTATTAAGAAACGGGATTACTGTTGGTTATTTGGCTCAGTCGTTAAAGCTTGATGAAACCAAAACTATTTTTGAAGAGATTTATAATTCTGCTTCTGAAGTAATGCAGATAATTAAGGAGTATGAAATTGCATTAGTTTCTGATAATAAATTAAGGTTAGAAAAGGCTCTCGAAAAAATGGAAGCCGCTCAGGCATGGGATCACGAGGTAAAGGTTCATCAGATAGTTGCCGAGCTTCAGTTACCTGATGGTAATATTATTATAGGCAACCTTTCGGGCGGGCAAAAAAAACGTGTTGCTTTGGCAAGTTTGTTAATTAACGATCCCGATTTATTAATACTTGATGAACCTACCAACCACCTGGATTTAGAAATGATTGAGTGGCTTGAGGAATTTTTATCACGTTCTGGATGCACATTGTTAATGGTTACTCACGACAGATATTTTTTAGATAGAGTTTGTAACGAAATATTAGAATTAGACAACAAAACATTATACCAATACAAAGGCAACTATTCTTATTTTCTTGAAAAAAGATCTGAACGAATCGATGTTCAAAATTCGGAAGTTGAAAAAGCAAGAAATTTATTTCGCAAAGAGCTCGATTGGATAAGAAGAATGCCTAAGGCAAGAACAACAAAAGCGAAATACAGAGTTGAGGCATTTACAGAAATTCAGGAAAAAGCCAGTCAGAAAATTGTAGAGAAAAATGTAGAAATAAAAATTTCTGCTGCACGTCTGGGTAACAAAATACTCGAAATATCAAATCTGGGGAAAGCATATGGTGAAAAACTTTTGATTAAAGACTTCACATACATGTTCAGGCGATTTGAAAAAATTGGAATTATTGGAAAAAATGGCTCAGGAAAAACAACATTTCTTAATTTAATAACAAATCTTGTAAAGCCTGATACCGGTCATTTTGAGTATGGAGAAACTGTTGTTTTAGGTTATTACAAACAGGAAGATTTGAAATTTAAAGAAGGACAAAGAGTAATTGATATTGTTAAAGAAATTGCAGAAGTTGTTACTCCAATTGAAGGGAAAAAATTATCTGTTTCACAATTTTTAAATTACTTTTTGTTTACTAATGCAATGCAGCATACACCTGTTGAAAAGCTTAGTGGAGGCGAGCGCAGACGATTGCATTTAGTTACCATATTAATGCGAAACCCTAACTTTTTAATCCTTGATGAGCCTACAAATGATCTGGATATTATGACTCTTAATGTTCTTGAAGAATATTTAAAAGAGTTCCCAGGTTGCCTTGTTGTAGTTTCGCATGACAGATTTTTCCTTGATAAAATTTCCGATCACCTTTTTGTTTTCGATGGATTTGGGGCTATAAAAGATTACCCCGGAAATTATTCAAATTACCGCGATTGGGCTAAAAAACAAATAAAAGTTTCTGACAAAACTATTAAAGAAAAAAAGCCGGAAAAAGAGATAACAATATCTACAGAAAAAGCAAAAAAGCTTACATGGAAAGAAAAGAAAGAATTTGAAACTTTAGAATCTGAGATAGAATCTTTAAATAATGAAAAGATTGAGATTGAGCAGAAACTTTCAACAGGAACACTTTCATCAGAAGAAGTTACTAATTCTGCCAAACGTCTGAGCGAAGTTCTTAATCTTATTGACGAAAAAGAATTACGCTGGCTTGAGTTAAGTGAAATAGGTTAA
- a CDS encoding Ldh family oxidoreductase encodes MANRYSYQKLDEFLIRVFTKIGCPVEDAKIISEVLLVSELRGISSHGLARVKTYLGLWEAGRITLNNEVKIIHETLSTATIDSGNGYGMIGAKKAMKLAIEKAKVAGTGWVSVNNSNHFGIAGYYAMMALEENMIGITTTNASPLVAPTWSTSRFLGTNPIAMAIPTGKNPAFVADFATTPIAQGKLALIERKGENCKLGYVQDKIGNPSTDPTILKQGGAIVPLGSDYEHGSHKGYCLGAIVDILSSVLGGANFGPFTPPQVAFLPLLEKSTGKGIGHFFGAMRIDAFRPASDFKNSMDEWIDTFRNAAPAEGHEKVLIPGDPERENTAINLKEGIPIIPDVETELLEVAKKYNVTTFIE; translated from the coding sequence ATGGCTAACAGATATTCATATCAGAAACTTGATGAATTTCTAATTCGTGTTTTTACAAAAATTGGCTGCCCTGTTGAGGATGCAAAAATTATTTCGGAAGTACTTTTAGTTTCTGAATTACGTGGTATTTCATCTCATGGACTTGCAAGGGTAAAAACATATCTTGGGCTTTGGGAAGCTGGTAGAATAACATTAAATAATGAAGTTAAAATTATTCACGAAACACTTTCAACCGCAACAATAGACAGTGGGAATGGTTACGGAATGATTGGCGCAAAAAAAGCAATGAAGCTGGCAATTGAAAAAGCTAAAGTTGCTGGTACAGGCTGGGTTTCGGTAAATAATTCTAACCATTTTGGAATTGCAGGTTATTATGCAATGATGGCTTTAGAAGAAAACATGATTGGAATTACAACTACAAATGCTAGTCCTCTTGTTGCTCCAACCTGGAGTACATCAAGATTTTTAGGAACAAACCCTATTGCAATGGCTATTCCAACCGGAAAAAACCCAGCATTCGTTGCCGATTTTGCAACAACACCAATTGCACAAGGCAAGTTAGCACTTATCGAAAGAAAAGGAGAAAACTGTAAATTAGGTTATGTACAGGATAAAATCGGAAATCCATCAACAGATCCAACAATATTGAAACAAGGTGGTGCAATTGTGCCACTTGGCAGCGACTACGAACATGGAAGTCATAAAGGATATTGTCTTGGTGCTATTGTTGACATACTTTCATCTGTACTTGGTGGTGCTAATTTTGGTCCGTTTACACCTCCACAGGTTGCATTTTTACCATTATTGGAAAAATCTACAGGAAAAGGAATCGGACATTTTTTTGGTGCTATGAGAATTGATGCATTCAGACCTGCAAGCGATTTTAAAAATTCTATGGATGAATGGATAGACACTTTCCGCAATGCAGCCCCGGCTGAAGGACATGAGAAAGTTTTAATTCCTGGAGATCCGGAAAGAGAAAATACAGCGATAAACTTAAAAGAAGGTATTCCTATTATTCCGGATGTTGAAACAGAGCTTCTTGAAGTAGCAAAAAAATATAACGTTACAACTTTCATAGAATAA
- a CDS encoding SDR family NAD(P)-dependent oxidoreductase translates to MEKIALVTGATSGIGKATALKLAEAGYSVIITGRRWHLLAELEKQLIQKSRVLALSFDVSNNDEVNHALDKLPEEWKNIEILVNNAGLAAGLSSIQNGDIEDWEKMIDTNVKGLLYVTKKIIPMMISHNRGHIINIGSIAGKEVYPMGNVYCATKFAVDALTKAMRIDLLEHNIKVTGICPGMVETEFSLVRFKGNKENANNVYNGLDPLTAEDVADVILFAITRPPHVNLNDIVITPTAQASATNVNRKK, encoded by the coding sequence ATGGAAAAAATAGCACTAGTAACCGGAGCTACTTCCGGCATTGGTAAAGCAACTGCATTAAAACTTGCAGAAGCAGGATATTCTGTAATTATTACCGGTCGTAGGTGGCATTTGCTTGCCGAACTTGAAAAACAACTTATACAAAAAAGCAGAGTACTTGCTTTGAGTTTTGACGTAAGCAATAATGATGAAGTTAATCATGCCCTTGATAAACTACCTGAAGAATGGAAAAACATTGAGATTCTTGTAAATAATGCAGGACTTGCTGCCGGTTTATCTTCAATTCAAAACGGAGATATAGAAGACTGGGAAAAAATGATAGACACTAATGTTAAAGGTCTTTTATATGTTACAAAAAAAATAATACCAATGATGATTTCTCATAACAGAGGGCACATTATTAATATTGGTTCTATTGCCGGAAAAGAAGTTTATCCTATGGGAAATGTATATTGTGCAACAAAGTTCGCTGTTGATGCACTTACTAAGGCAATGAGAATAGATTTACTTGAACATAATATTAAGGTTACCGGTATTTGCCCGGGTATGGTTGAAACTGAATTCTCTTTAGTACGATTTAAGGGAAATAAAGAGAATGCAAATAATGTATATAACGGATTAGATCCATTAACTGCTGAAGATGTAGCAGATGTAATTCTTTTTGCAATTACAAGACCACCTCATGTAAACTTAAACGATATTGTTATTACTCCAACTGCACAAGCATCTGCAACAAATGTTAACAGAAAAAAATAA
- a CDS encoding DUF3352 domain-containing protein — translation MKKILKGLLIIILLVILAIGGFFGYMYFKNVNNRNPYTLVPDDAIFIIETKNLNDGWNAISTSKIWNHLKQNQYFADINESAASLDSLMKYNKTMDMLLSDRQMVVSAHMISPTDYNFLFVVDVQKAGQATFLMEAMNLFSDYSVTKRDYKGIEIIDMLDVKTKETLSFSFIDNLLVGSYTSSLLEKAIDQRDSEYWIKNKRFQLAKDETESSLFNFYVNYKTVPEYLKCYMSESSELVDALSETMAYTTLKCNLENERLSMVGYSNLYDSVPSYLNALLQVKPGKMTAFEIIPDNAALYMPMCFNDFNDFFEKLKEYYKSSDTTGYEDYNANIIKVEKFLKVNLKEDFFSWIGSEISFVKLQPESNAREEDVVVVIKAKNIDDAHAGLDHLLRQIKRRTPVKFEETEYKGYPINYLSVKGFFKMFLGKMFGKLEKPFFTYIGDYVVFSNSDSQLIDFIDSYSAGKTLEKNEAFMNFKNDFEDEANVTAFIQMPKIYQYLYFYGKESTRDSIKQNKDLLLSFVRIGFQLVSDGDMFKTSLITEHDPNALKDETLEKIERSAEELFFNEYDSLQFKVDLTGVPTSNNEPLTLYYNDKLVMSEGSVIDGKPNGVWKNYYQSGNLQSVIKYEEGFVSGHCVFYYDNADENIRAEMDFIQDEIHGDYKEYYENGKPKAWLEIKANLQDGDAEFYYDSGTIKAKGQYAEGLMDGKWKFYSETGQELGKKKFSEGVEKE, via the coding sequence ATGAAAAAGATATTAAAGGGTTTACTTATTATTATTCTATTAGTAATTCTTGCAATAGGAGGCTTTTTTGGTTACATGTATTTTAAAAATGTAAATAACCGTAATCCTTATACTTTGGTTCCCGATGATGCGATTTTTATCATTGAAACAAAAAACTTAAATGATGGTTGGAATGCAATAAGTACAAGTAAAATCTGGAATCACTTAAAACAGAATCAGTATTTTGCTGATATTAATGAAAGTGCAGCATCGCTTGATTCGTTAATGAAGTATAATAAAACAATGGATATGCTTTTGAGCGATCGCCAGATGGTAGTTTCGGCTCATATGATTTCGCCAACAGATTATAACTTTTTGTTTGTTGTAGATGTGCAAAAGGCCGGACAGGCAACATTTTTAATGGAAGCTATGAATCTCTTTTCTGATTATTCTGTTACAAAAAGAGATTATAAGGGGATAGAAATAATTGATATGCTTGATGTTAAAACAAAAGAGACGCTTTCATTTTCTTTTATTGATAACTTGTTAGTAGGTAGCTATACTTCATCATTGCTTGAGAAGGCAATAGATCAGCGCGATTCAGAATACTGGATTAAAAATAAGCGATTCCAACTTGCAAAAGATGAAACAGAATCATCACTGTTTAATTTCTATGTAAATTATAAAACAGTTCCCGAGTATTTAAAATGTTATATGAGTGAAAGTAGTGAACTTGTTGATGCACTCTCAGAAACAATGGCATATACAACACTGAAGTGTAATCTTGAAAATGAAAGATTAAGTATGGTTGGTTATTCCAATTTATATGATAGTGTGCCTTCTTATTTAAATGCTTTGTTACAGGTAAAGCCTGGTAAGATGACTGCATTTGAAATTATTCCGGATAATGCAGCTTTATATATGCCAATGTGTTTTAATGATTTTAATGACTTTTTTGAGAAGCTAAAAGAATATTATAAATCATCGGATACTACAGGTTATGAAGATTATAATGCAAATATTATTAAGGTTGAGAAATTCTTAAAAGTAAATTTAAAAGAAGATTTCTTTAGCTGGATAGGAAGTGAGATATCTTTTGTTAAACTTCAACCTGAGTCAAATGCCCGAGAAGAGGATGTAGTAGTTGTTATAAAAGCAAAAAATATTGATGATGCACATGCTGGTTTGGATCATTTGTTACGACAGATAAAAAGAAGAACTCCTGTTAAATTTGAGGAGACAGAATATAAAGGTTATCCAATAAATTACTTAAGTGTAAAAGGGTTTTTTAAAATGTTTCTTGGAAAAATGTTTGGAAAACTTGAAAAGCCATTCTTTACTTATATTGGTGACTATGTTGTTTTTTCAAATTCTGACAGTCAATTGATAGATTTTATAGATTCATATAGTGCCGGAAAAACTTTGGAAAAAAATGAAGCATTTATGAATTTTAAAAACGACTTTGAAGATGAAGCAAATGTTACAGCTTTTATTCAAATGCCTAAAATATATCAGTACTTATATTTTTATGGAAAAGAAAGTACTCGCGATAGTATAAAACAAAATAAAGATCTTCTTTTAAGCTTTGTGAGAATTGGTTTTCAGTTAGTTTCTGATGGTGATATGTTTAAAACATCTTTAATTACTGAGCATGATCCCAATGCATTAAAGGATGAAACTCTTGAAAAAATAGAAAGATCAGCCGAAGAACTTTTCTTTAATGAATATGATAGTCTGCAGTTTAAAGTTGATTTAACAGGAGTTCCAACTTCAAATAATGAGCCTCTGACTTTATACTATAATGATAAATTAGTAATGTCTGAAGGATCTGTTATTGATGGAAAGCCAAATGGTGTCTGGAAAAATTATTATCAATCTGGAAATCTGCAAAGCGTAATTAAGTATGAAGAAGGGTTTGTAAGTGGTCATTGTGTTTTTTATTACGATAATGCTGACGAAAATATTAGAGCTGAGATGGATTTTATTCAGGATGAAATACATGGTGATTATAAAGAGTATTATGAAAATGGTAAACCCAAAGCCTGGCTTGAAATAAAGGCTAATTTACAAGATGGTGATGCCGAATTTTATTATGATAGCGGAACTATAAAAGCAAAAGGTCAATATGCTGAAGGATTGATGGATGGTAAATGGAAGTTTTATAGTGAAACCGGTCAGGAATTAGGCAAAAAGAAATTTAGCGAGGGTGTTGAGAAAGAATAA
- a CDS encoding FKBP-type peptidyl-prolyl cis-trans isomerase gives MRKSLVYVSFIAVTMILASCGDKKAGSEVKLTNNRDSLSYSFGVNVGSSMKQEGIDTIINLDIFTQGFNAVLTNNNPALTSEQALEVLKAYFTKLQSKEFEKGKAEGEKFLAENAQKEGVKTLPSGLQYKVISEGKGAKPTAESTVKVHYTGKLLDGKVFDSSVGKDPVSFPLNQVIPGWTEGIQLMTVGSKYEFYIPFNLAYGERGMQGAIPPYATLVFEVELLGIEK, from the coding sequence ATGAGAAAATCTTTAGTTTATGTTTCTTTCATTGCAGTTACGATGATACTCGCTTCTTGCGGTGATAAAAAAGCAGGTAGTGAAGTAAAACTTACAAATAACCGCGATTCATTAAGTTATTCTTTCGGAGTTAATGTTGGTTCAAGCATGAAACAAGAAGGTATTGATACAATTATTAATCTTGATATTTTTACTCAGGGTTTCAATGCAGTACTTACTAATAATAATCCGGCTCTTACAAGTGAGCAGGCTTTAGAAGTTTTAAAAGCTTACTTTACTAAACTTCAATCAAAAGAATTTGAAAAAGGTAAAGCTGAAGGAGAAAAATTCTTAGCAGAAAACGCACAAAAAGAAGGTGTTAAAACACTTCCAAGCGGCTTACAATATAAAGTTATTTCTGAAGGTAAAGGTGCAAAACCAACTGCAGAAAGTACTGTAAAAGTTCATTACACAGGTAAATTATTAGACGGAAAAGTATTTGATAGTTCAGTTGGAAAAGATCCTGTTTCTTTCCCTTTAAATCAGGTTATTCCTGGATGGACAGAAGGTATTCAACTTATGACAGTAGGTTCAAAGTATGAATTCTACATTCCTTTTAATTTAGCTTACGGTGAAAGAGGTATGCAGGGAGCAATTCCTCCTTATGCAACTTTAGTTTTCGAAGTTGAATTACTTGGAATAGAGAAATAA